The proteins below come from a single Macaca fascicularis isolate 582-1 chromosome 9, T2T-MFA8v1.1 genomic window:
- the OGDHL gene encoding 2-oxoglutarate dehydrogenase-like, mitochondrial isoform X4, translated as MYHERINRVTNRNITLSLVANPSHLEAVDPVVQGKTKAEQFYRGDAQGKKVMSILVHGDAAFAGQGVVYETFHLSDLPSYTTNGTVHVVVNNQIGFTTDPRMARSSPYPTDVARVVNAPIFHVNADDPEAVIYVCSVAAEWRNTFNKDVVVDLVCYRRRGHNEMDEPMFTQPLMYKQIHRQVPVLKKYADKLIAEGTVTLQEFEEEIAKYDRICEEAYGRSKDKKILHIKHWLDSPWPGFFNVDGEPKSMTCPATGIPEDVLTHIGSVASSVPLEDFKIHTGLSRILRGRADMTKNRTVDWALAEYMAFGSLLKEGIHVRLSGQDVERGTFSHRHHVLHDQEVDRRTCVPMNHLWPDQAPYTVCNSSLSEYGVLGFELGYAMASPNALVLWEAQFGDFHNTAQCIIDQFISTGQAKWVRHNGIVLLLPHGMEGMGPEHSSARPERFLQMSNDDSDAYPAFTKDFEVSQLYDCNWIVVNCSTPANYFHVLRRQILLPFRKPLIIFTPKSLLRHPEAKSSFDQMVSGTSFQRVIPEDGAAAQAPEQVQRLIFCTGKVYYDLVKERSSQGLEEKVAITRLEQISPFPFDLIKQEAEKYPGAELAWCQEEHKNMGYYDYISPRFMTILRRTRPIWYVGRDPAAAPATGNRNTHLVSLKKFLDTAFNLQAFEGKTF; from the exons ATGTACCACGAGAGGATCAACCGTGTCACCAACCGGAACATCACTCTGTCGCTGGTCGCCAACCCCTCCCACCTGGAGGCAGTGGACCCTGTGGTGCAGGGGAAGACAAAGGCAGAGCAGTTCTACCGTGGAGACGCCCAGGGCAAGAAG GTCATGTCCATCCTGGTTCATGGGGACGCCGCCTTTGCTGGCCAGGGCGTGGTATATGAGACCTTCCACCTGAGCGACCTGCCCTCCTACACAACCAACGGTACCGTGCACGTCGTCGTCAACAACCAG ATTGGATTCACCACAGACCCCCGAATGGCCCGTTCCTCACCATACCCCACCGACGTGGCCCGGGTGGTCAATGCGCCCATCTTCCACGTGAACGCCGATGACCCAGAGGCTGTGATATATGTGTGCAGTGTGGCAGCCGAATGGAGAAACACTTTCAACAAAGATGTTGTCGTGGACCTG GTCTGTTACCGCCGGCGCGGCCACAATGAAATGGACGAGCCCATGTTCACCCAGCCGCTCATGTACAAGCAGATCCACAGACAGGTGCCTGTGCTGAAGAAGTACGCAGACAAGCTGATTGCCGAGGGCACGGTCACCCTGCAGGAGTTTGAG GAAGAAATTGCGAAATACGACCGGATCTGTGAGGAGGCTTATGGCAGGTCCAAGGATAAAAAGATCCTGCATATAAAGCACTGGTTGGACTCCCCCTGGCCCG GCTTCTTCAACGTAGATGGGGAGCCCAAGAGCATGACATGCCCAGCCACGGGGATCCCTGAGGACGTGCTCACCCACATCGGCAGCGTGGCCAGCTCTGTGCCCCTGGAGGACTTTAAGATCCACACCG GCCTCTCTCGCATTCTGCGGGGCCGGGCGGACATGACCAAGAACCGGACGGTGGACTGGGCGTTGGCAGAGTACATGGCCTTTGGCTCCCTGCTGAAGGAGGGCATCCACGTGCGGCTCAGCGGGCAGGATGTGGAGAGGGGCACGTTCAG TCACCGGCACCACGTTCTCCATGACCAGGAGGTTGACCGCAGGACGTGTGTGCCTATGAATCATCTCTGGCCTGACCAGGCCCCGTACACCGTGTGCAACAGCTCCCTCTCGGAGTATGGAGTCCTGG GCTTTGAGCTGGGCTATGCCATGGCCAGCCCCAATGCCCTGGTCCTCTGGGAGGCCCAGTTTGGGGACTTCCACAACACGGCCCAGTGCATCATCGACCAGTTCATCAGCACCGGCCAGGCCAAGTGGGTGCGGCATAACGGCATTGTGCTGCTGCTGCCCCATGGCATGGAAGGCATG GGCCCAGAGCACTCGTCTGCGAGGCCCGAGAGGTTCCTGCAGATGAGCAATGATGACTCGGATGCCTACCCC GCATTCACCAAGGACTTCGAGGTGAGTCAGCTCTATGACTGCAACTGGATCGTGGTCAACTGCTCCACACCGGCCAACTACTTCCACGTGCTGCGCCGGCAGATCCTGCTGCCTTTCCGCAAGCCG CTGATTATCTTCACACCTAAATCTCTGCTGAGGCACCCAGAGGCCAAGTCCAGCTTTGACCAAATGGTATCCG GGACCAGCTTCCAGCGGGTGATTCCTGAAGATGGGGCTGCAGCACAGGCCCCTGagcaggtgcagcggctcatctTCTGCACGGGAAAGGTGTACTATGACTTGGTGAAGGAGCGGAGCAGCCAGGGCCTGGAGGAGAAGGTGGCCATCACGCGCCTGGAGCAG ATCTCTCCATTCCCCTTTGACCTGATcaagcaggaggcagagaagtACCCAGGTGCGGAGCTGGCCTGGTGTCAGGAGGAGCACAAGAACATGGGCTACTATGACTACATCAGCCCACGCTTCATGACCATCCTGAGGCGCACGCGGCCCATATG GTATGTCGGCCGGGACCCAGCGGCTGCACCAGCCACAGGAAACAGGAACACTCACTTGGTGTCACTAAAGAAGTTTCTGGATACTGCCTTCAATCTCCAGGCCTTTGAGGGCAAGACATTTTAG
- the OGDHL gene encoding 2-oxoglutarate dehydrogenase-like, mitochondrial isoform X1, which translates to MNQLRLLPSRLGAQAVRLLAAHEVPVFGWRSRSSGPPATLPSSKDGGSSSYMEEMYFAWLENPRSVHKSWDNFFRKASEEASSGSAQPRPPSVVRDSRSAVSSRTKTSKLVEDHLAVQSLIRAYQIRGHHVAQLDPLGILDADLDSFVPSDLITTIDKLAFYDLQEADLDKEFQLPTTTFIGGSENTLSLREIIRRLENTYCQHIGLEFMFINDVEQCQWIRQKFETPGVMQFSSEEKRTLLARLVRSMRFEDFLARKWSSEKRFGLEGCEVMIPALKTIIDKSSEMGIENVILGMPHRGRLNVLANVIRKDLEQIFCQFDPKLEAADEGSGDVKYHLGMYHERINRVTNRNITLSLVANPSHLEAVDPVVQGKTKAEQFYRGDAQGKKVMSILVHGDAAFAGQGVVYETFHLSDLPSYTTNGTVHVVVNNQIGFTTDPRMARSSPYPTDVARVVNAPIFHVNADDPEAVIYVCSVAAEWRNTFNKDVVVDLVCYRRRGHNEMDEPMFTQPLMYKQIHRQVPVLKKYADKLIAEGTVTLQEFEEEIAKYDRICEEAYGRSKDKKILHIKHWLDSPWPGFFNVDGEPKSMTCPATGIPEDVLTHIGSVASSVPLEDFKIHTGLSRILRGRADMTKNRTVDWALAEYMAFGSLLKEGIHVRLSGQDVERGTFSHRHHVLHDQEVDRRTCVPMNHLWPDQAPYTVCNSSLSEYGVLGFELGYAMASPNALVLWEAQFGDFHNTAQCIIDQFISTGQAKWVRHNGIVLLLPHGMEGMGPEHSSARPERFLQMSNDDSDAYPAFTKDFEVSQLYDCNWIVVNCSTPANYFHVLRRQILLPFRKPLIIFTPKSLLRHPEAKSSFDQMVSGTSFQRVIPEDGAAAQAPEQVQRLIFCTGKVYYDLVKERSSQGLEEKVAITRLEQISPFPFDLIKQEAEKYPGAELAWCQEEHKNMGYYDYISPRFMTILRRTRPIWYVGRDPAAAPATGNRNTHLVSLKKFLDTAFNLQAFEGKTF; encoded by the exons ATGAATCAGCTGAGGCTGTTGCCATCCCGTCTTGGGGCACAGGCTGTGAGGCTTCTGGCCGCACATGAAGTCCCAGTGTTTGGCTGGCGCAGCAGGTCCTCCGGGCCACCGGCCACCCTCCCAAGCAGCAAAGATGGAGGCAGCTCCAGTTACATGGAGGAGATGTACTTCGCCTGGTTGGAAAACCCCCGGAGTGTCCACAAG TCCTGGGACAACTTCTTCCGGAAAGCCAGTGAGGAAGCCTCTTCTGGCTCTGCTCAGCCACGGCCCCCTTCTGTTGTCCGTGACAGCAGGTCTGCAGTCTCAAGCCGGACCAAGACCAGCAAGTTAGTGGAGGACCACCTGGCTGTGCAGTCCCTGATCCGGGCCTACCAG ATCCGTGGTCACCATGTGGCCCAGCTGGACCCCCTGGGCATTCTAGATGCAGACCTGGACTCCTTTGTGCCCTCAGACTTGATCACAACCATTGATAAACTGG CCTTCTATGACCTGCAGGAGGCTGACCTTGATAAGGAGTTCCAGCTGCCAACGACCACCTTCATCGGGGGCTCTGAAAACACCCTCTCTCTGCGGGAGATCATTCGACGCCTGGAG AACACTTACTGCCAGCACATTGGCCTGGAGTTCATGTTCATCAACGATGTGGAGCAGTGCCAGTGGATCCGGCAGAAGTTTGAGACCCCTGGTGTGATGCAGTTCTCCAGCGAGGAGAAGCGGACACTACTGGCCCGGCTGGTGCGCTCCATGAG GTTTGAAGACTTCCTGGCCCGGAAGTGGTCCTCAGAGAAGCGGTTTGGCCTGGAGGGCTGCGAAGTGATGATTCCTGCCCTCAAGACCATCATCGACAAATCCAGCGAGATGGGGATCGAGAATGTCATCTTGGGGATGCCacacag GGGCAGGCTGAACGTGCTGGCCAACGTGATCCGCAAGGACCTGGAGCAGATCTTCTGCCAGTTTGACCCCAAGCTGGAGGCGGCAGACGAG GGCTCCGGGGACGTCAAGTACCACCTGGGCATGTACCACGAGAGGATCAACCGTGTCACCAACCGGAACATCACTCTGTCGCTGGTCGCCAACCCCTCCCACCTGGAGGCAGTGGACCCTGTGGTGCAGGGGAAGACAAAGGCAGAGCAGTTCTACCGTGGAGACGCCCAGGGCAAGAAG GTCATGTCCATCCTGGTTCATGGGGACGCCGCCTTTGCTGGCCAGGGCGTGGTATATGAGACCTTCCACCTGAGCGACCTGCCCTCCTACACAACCAACGGTACCGTGCACGTCGTCGTCAACAACCAG ATTGGATTCACCACAGACCCCCGAATGGCCCGTTCCTCACCATACCCCACCGACGTGGCCCGGGTGGTCAATGCGCCCATCTTCCACGTGAACGCCGATGACCCAGAGGCTGTGATATATGTGTGCAGTGTGGCAGCCGAATGGAGAAACACTTTCAACAAAGATGTTGTCGTGGACCTG GTCTGTTACCGCCGGCGCGGCCACAATGAAATGGACGAGCCCATGTTCACCCAGCCGCTCATGTACAAGCAGATCCACAGACAGGTGCCTGTGCTGAAGAAGTACGCAGACAAGCTGATTGCCGAGGGCACGGTCACCCTGCAGGAGTTTGAG GAAGAAATTGCGAAATACGACCGGATCTGTGAGGAGGCTTATGGCAGGTCCAAGGATAAAAAGATCCTGCATATAAAGCACTGGTTGGACTCCCCCTGGCCCG GCTTCTTCAACGTAGATGGGGAGCCCAAGAGCATGACATGCCCAGCCACGGGGATCCCTGAGGACGTGCTCACCCACATCGGCAGCGTGGCCAGCTCTGTGCCCCTGGAGGACTTTAAGATCCACACCG GCCTCTCTCGCATTCTGCGGGGCCGGGCGGACATGACCAAGAACCGGACGGTGGACTGGGCGTTGGCAGAGTACATGGCCTTTGGCTCCCTGCTGAAGGAGGGCATCCACGTGCGGCTCAGCGGGCAGGATGTGGAGAGGGGCACGTTCAG TCACCGGCACCACGTTCTCCATGACCAGGAGGTTGACCGCAGGACGTGTGTGCCTATGAATCATCTCTGGCCTGACCAGGCCCCGTACACCGTGTGCAACAGCTCCCTCTCGGAGTATGGAGTCCTGG GCTTTGAGCTGGGCTATGCCATGGCCAGCCCCAATGCCCTGGTCCTCTGGGAGGCCCAGTTTGGGGACTTCCACAACACGGCCCAGTGCATCATCGACCAGTTCATCAGCACCGGCCAGGCCAAGTGGGTGCGGCATAACGGCATTGTGCTGCTGCTGCCCCATGGCATGGAAGGCATG GGCCCAGAGCACTCGTCTGCGAGGCCCGAGAGGTTCCTGCAGATGAGCAATGATGACTCGGATGCCTACCCC GCATTCACCAAGGACTTCGAGGTGAGTCAGCTCTATGACTGCAACTGGATCGTGGTCAACTGCTCCACACCGGCCAACTACTTCCACGTGCTGCGCCGGCAGATCCTGCTGCCTTTCCGCAAGCCG CTGATTATCTTCACACCTAAATCTCTGCTGAGGCACCCAGAGGCCAAGTCCAGCTTTGACCAAATGGTATCCG GGACCAGCTTCCAGCGGGTGATTCCTGAAGATGGGGCTGCAGCACAGGCCCCTGagcaggtgcagcggctcatctTCTGCACGGGAAAGGTGTACTATGACTTGGTGAAGGAGCGGAGCAGCCAGGGCCTGGAGGAGAAGGTGGCCATCACGCGCCTGGAGCAG ATCTCTCCATTCCCCTTTGACCTGATcaagcaggaggcagagaagtACCCAGGTGCGGAGCTGGCCTGGTGTCAGGAGGAGCACAAGAACATGGGCTACTATGACTACATCAGCCCACGCTTCATGACCATCCTGAGGCGCACGCGGCCCATATG GTATGTCGGCCGGGACCCAGCGGCTGCACCAGCCACAGGAAACAGGAACACTCACTTGGTGTCACTAAAGAAGTTTCTGGATACTGCCTTCAATCTCCAGGCCTTTGAGGGCAAGACATTTTAG
- the OGDHL gene encoding 2-oxoglutarate dehydrogenase-like, mitochondrial isoform X3, whose translation MNQLRLLPSRLGAQAVRLLAAHEVPVFGWRSRSSGPPATLPSSKDGGSSSYMEEMYFAWLENPRSVHKIRGHHVAQLDPLGILDADLDSFVPSDLITTIDKLAFYDLQEADLDKEFQLPTTTFIGGSENTLSLREIIRRLENTYCQHIGLEFMFINDVEQCQWIRQKFETPGVMQFSSEEKRTLLARLVRSMRFEDFLARKWSSEKRFGLEGCEVMIPALKTIIDKSSEMGIENVILGMPHRGRLNVLANVIRKDLEQIFCQFDPKLEAADEGSGDVKYHLGMYHERINRVTNRNITLSLVANPSHLEAVDPVVQGKTKAEQFYRGDAQGKKVMSILVHGDAAFAGQGVVYETFHLSDLPSYTTNGTVHVVVNNQIGFTTDPRMARSSPYPTDVARVVNAPIFHVNADDPEAVIYVCSVAAEWRNTFNKDVVVDLVCYRRRGHNEMDEPMFTQPLMYKQIHRQVPVLKKYADKLIAEGTVTLQEFEEEIAKYDRICEEAYGRSKDKKILHIKHWLDSPWPGFFNVDGEPKSMTCPATGIPEDVLTHIGSVASSVPLEDFKIHTGLSRILRGRADMTKNRTVDWALAEYMAFGSLLKEGIHVRLSGQDVERGTFSHRHHVLHDQEVDRRTCVPMNHLWPDQAPYTVCNSSLSEYGVLGFELGYAMASPNALVLWEAQFGDFHNTAQCIIDQFISTGQAKWVRHNGIVLLLPHGMEGMGPEHSSARPERFLQMSNDDSDAYPAFTKDFEVSQLYDCNWIVVNCSTPANYFHVLRRQILLPFRKPLIIFTPKSLLRHPEAKSSFDQMVSGTSFQRVIPEDGAAAQAPEQVQRLIFCTGKVYYDLVKERSSQGLEEKVAITRLEQISPFPFDLIKQEAEKYPGAELAWCQEEHKNMGYYDYISPRFMTILRRTRPIWYVGRDPAAAPATGNRNTHLVSLKKFLDTAFNLQAFEGKTF comes from the exons ATGAATCAGCTGAGGCTGTTGCCATCCCGTCTTGGGGCACAGGCTGTGAGGCTTCTGGCCGCACATGAAGTCCCAGTGTTTGGCTGGCGCAGCAGGTCCTCCGGGCCACCGGCCACCCTCCCAAGCAGCAAAGATGGAGGCAGCTCCAGTTACATGGAGGAGATGTACTTCGCCTGGTTGGAAAACCCCCGGAGTGTCCACAAG ATCCGTGGTCACCATGTGGCCCAGCTGGACCCCCTGGGCATTCTAGATGCAGACCTGGACTCCTTTGTGCCCTCAGACTTGATCACAACCATTGATAAACTGG CCTTCTATGACCTGCAGGAGGCTGACCTTGATAAGGAGTTCCAGCTGCCAACGACCACCTTCATCGGGGGCTCTGAAAACACCCTCTCTCTGCGGGAGATCATTCGACGCCTGGAG AACACTTACTGCCAGCACATTGGCCTGGAGTTCATGTTCATCAACGATGTGGAGCAGTGCCAGTGGATCCGGCAGAAGTTTGAGACCCCTGGTGTGATGCAGTTCTCCAGCGAGGAGAAGCGGACACTACTGGCCCGGCTGGTGCGCTCCATGAG GTTTGAAGACTTCCTGGCCCGGAAGTGGTCCTCAGAGAAGCGGTTTGGCCTGGAGGGCTGCGAAGTGATGATTCCTGCCCTCAAGACCATCATCGACAAATCCAGCGAGATGGGGATCGAGAATGTCATCTTGGGGATGCCacacag GGGCAGGCTGAACGTGCTGGCCAACGTGATCCGCAAGGACCTGGAGCAGATCTTCTGCCAGTTTGACCCCAAGCTGGAGGCGGCAGACGAG GGCTCCGGGGACGTCAAGTACCACCTGGGCATGTACCACGAGAGGATCAACCGTGTCACCAACCGGAACATCACTCTGTCGCTGGTCGCCAACCCCTCCCACCTGGAGGCAGTGGACCCTGTGGTGCAGGGGAAGACAAAGGCAGAGCAGTTCTACCGTGGAGACGCCCAGGGCAAGAAG GTCATGTCCATCCTGGTTCATGGGGACGCCGCCTTTGCTGGCCAGGGCGTGGTATATGAGACCTTCCACCTGAGCGACCTGCCCTCCTACACAACCAACGGTACCGTGCACGTCGTCGTCAACAACCAG ATTGGATTCACCACAGACCCCCGAATGGCCCGTTCCTCACCATACCCCACCGACGTGGCCCGGGTGGTCAATGCGCCCATCTTCCACGTGAACGCCGATGACCCAGAGGCTGTGATATATGTGTGCAGTGTGGCAGCCGAATGGAGAAACACTTTCAACAAAGATGTTGTCGTGGACCTG GTCTGTTACCGCCGGCGCGGCCACAATGAAATGGACGAGCCCATGTTCACCCAGCCGCTCATGTACAAGCAGATCCACAGACAGGTGCCTGTGCTGAAGAAGTACGCAGACAAGCTGATTGCCGAGGGCACGGTCACCCTGCAGGAGTTTGAG GAAGAAATTGCGAAATACGACCGGATCTGTGAGGAGGCTTATGGCAGGTCCAAGGATAAAAAGATCCTGCATATAAAGCACTGGTTGGACTCCCCCTGGCCCG GCTTCTTCAACGTAGATGGGGAGCCCAAGAGCATGACATGCCCAGCCACGGGGATCCCTGAGGACGTGCTCACCCACATCGGCAGCGTGGCCAGCTCTGTGCCCCTGGAGGACTTTAAGATCCACACCG GCCTCTCTCGCATTCTGCGGGGCCGGGCGGACATGACCAAGAACCGGACGGTGGACTGGGCGTTGGCAGAGTACATGGCCTTTGGCTCCCTGCTGAAGGAGGGCATCCACGTGCGGCTCAGCGGGCAGGATGTGGAGAGGGGCACGTTCAG TCACCGGCACCACGTTCTCCATGACCAGGAGGTTGACCGCAGGACGTGTGTGCCTATGAATCATCTCTGGCCTGACCAGGCCCCGTACACCGTGTGCAACAGCTCCCTCTCGGAGTATGGAGTCCTGG GCTTTGAGCTGGGCTATGCCATGGCCAGCCCCAATGCCCTGGTCCTCTGGGAGGCCCAGTTTGGGGACTTCCACAACACGGCCCAGTGCATCATCGACCAGTTCATCAGCACCGGCCAGGCCAAGTGGGTGCGGCATAACGGCATTGTGCTGCTGCTGCCCCATGGCATGGAAGGCATG GGCCCAGAGCACTCGTCTGCGAGGCCCGAGAGGTTCCTGCAGATGAGCAATGATGACTCGGATGCCTACCCC GCATTCACCAAGGACTTCGAGGTGAGTCAGCTCTATGACTGCAACTGGATCGTGGTCAACTGCTCCACACCGGCCAACTACTTCCACGTGCTGCGCCGGCAGATCCTGCTGCCTTTCCGCAAGCCG CTGATTATCTTCACACCTAAATCTCTGCTGAGGCACCCAGAGGCCAAGTCCAGCTTTGACCAAATGGTATCCG GGACCAGCTTCCAGCGGGTGATTCCTGAAGATGGGGCTGCAGCACAGGCCCCTGagcaggtgcagcggctcatctTCTGCACGGGAAAGGTGTACTATGACTTGGTGAAGGAGCGGAGCAGCCAGGGCCTGGAGGAGAAGGTGGCCATCACGCGCCTGGAGCAG ATCTCTCCATTCCCCTTTGACCTGATcaagcaggaggcagagaagtACCCAGGTGCGGAGCTGGCCTGGTGTCAGGAGGAGCACAAGAACATGGGCTACTATGACTACATCAGCCCACGCTTCATGACCATCCTGAGGCGCACGCGGCCCATATG GTATGTCGGCCGGGACCCAGCGGCTGCACCAGCCACAGGAAACAGGAACACTCACTTGGTGTCACTAAAGAAGTTTCTGGATACTGCCTTCAATCTCCAGGCCTTTGAGGGCAAGACATTTTAG
- the OGDHL gene encoding 2-oxoglutarate dehydrogenase-like, mitochondrial isoform X2 yields MKSQCLAGAAGPPGHRPPSQAAKMEAAPVTWRRCTSPGWKTPGVSTRSAVSSRTKTSKLVEDHLAVQSLIRAYQIRGHHVAQLDPLGILDADLDSFVPSDLITTIDKLAFYDLQEADLDKEFQLPTTTFIGGSENTLSLREIIRRLENTYCQHIGLEFMFINDVEQCQWIRQKFETPGVMQFSSEEKRTLLARLVRSMRFEDFLARKWSSEKRFGLEGCEVMIPALKTIIDKSSEMGIENVILGMPHRGRLNVLANVIRKDLEQIFCQFDPKLEAADEGSGDVKYHLGMYHERINRVTNRNITLSLVANPSHLEAVDPVVQGKTKAEQFYRGDAQGKKVMSILVHGDAAFAGQGVVYETFHLSDLPSYTTNGTVHVVVNNQIGFTTDPRMARSSPYPTDVARVVNAPIFHVNADDPEAVIYVCSVAAEWRNTFNKDVVVDLVCYRRRGHNEMDEPMFTQPLMYKQIHRQVPVLKKYADKLIAEGTVTLQEFEEEIAKYDRICEEAYGRSKDKKILHIKHWLDSPWPGFFNVDGEPKSMTCPATGIPEDVLTHIGSVASSVPLEDFKIHTGLSRILRGRADMTKNRTVDWALAEYMAFGSLLKEGIHVRLSGQDVERGTFSHRHHVLHDQEVDRRTCVPMNHLWPDQAPYTVCNSSLSEYGVLGFELGYAMASPNALVLWEAQFGDFHNTAQCIIDQFISTGQAKWVRHNGIVLLLPHGMEGMGPEHSSARPERFLQMSNDDSDAYPAFTKDFEVSQLYDCNWIVVNCSTPANYFHVLRRQILLPFRKPLIIFTPKSLLRHPEAKSSFDQMVSGTSFQRVIPEDGAAAQAPEQVQRLIFCTGKVYYDLVKERSSQGLEEKVAITRLEQISPFPFDLIKQEAEKYPGAELAWCQEEHKNMGYYDYISPRFMTILRRTRPIWYVGRDPAAAPATGNRNTHLVSLKKFLDTAFNLQAFEGKTF; encoded by the exons ATGAAGTCCCAGTGTTTGGCTGGCGCAGCAGGTCCTCCGGGCCACCGGCCACCCTCCCAAGCAGCAAAGATGGAGGCAGCTCCAGTTACATGGAGGAGATGTACTTCGCCTGGTTGGAAAACCCCCGGAGTGTCCACAAG GTCTGCAGTCTCAAGCCGGACCAAGACCAGCAAGTTAGTGGAGGACCACCTGGCTGTGCAGTCCCTGATCCGGGCCTACCAG ATCCGTGGTCACCATGTGGCCCAGCTGGACCCCCTGGGCATTCTAGATGCAGACCTGGACTCCTTTGTGCCCTCAGACTTGATCACAACCATTGATAAACTGG CCTTCTATGACCTGCAGGAGGCTGACCTTGATAAGGAGTTCCAGCTGCCAACGACCACCTTCATCGGGGGCTCTGAAAACACCCTCTCTCTGCGGGAGATCATTCGACGCCTGGAG AACACTTACTGCCAGCACATTGGCCTGGAGTTCATGTTCATCAACGATGTGGAGCAGTGCCAGTGGATCCGGCAGAAGTTTGAGACCCCTGGTGTGATGCAGTTCTCCAGCGAGGAGAAGCGGACACTACTGGCCCGGCTGGTGCGCTCCATGAG GTTTGAAGACTTCCTGGCCCGGAAGTGGTCCTCAGAGAAGCGGTTTGGCCTGGAGGGCTGCGAAGTGATGATTCCTGCCCTCAAGACCATCATCGACAAATCCAGCGAGATGGGGATCGAGAATGTCATCTTGGGGATGCCacacag GGGCAGGCTGAACGTGCTGGCCAACGTGATCCGCAAGGACCTGGAGCAGATCTTCTGCCAGTTTGACCCCAAGCTGGAGGCGGCAGACGAG GGCTCCGGGGACGTCAAGTACCACCTGGGCATGTACCACGAGAGGATCAACCGTGTCACCAACCGGAACATCACTCTGTCGCTGGTCGCCAACCCCTCCCACCTGGAGGCAGTGGACCCTGTGGTGCAGGGGAAGACAAAGGCAGAGCAGTTCTACCGTGGAGACGCCCAGGGCAAGAAG GTCATGTCCATCCTGGTTCATGGGGACGCCGCCTTTGCTGGCCAGGGCGTGGTATATGAGACCTTCCACCTGAGCGACCTGCCCTCCTACACAACCAACGGTACCGTGCACGTCGTCGTCAACAACCAG ATTGGATTCACCACAGACCCCCGAATGGCCCGTTCCTCACCATACCCCACCGACGTGGCCCGGGTGGTCAATGCGCCCATCTTCCACGTGAACGCCGATGACCCAGAGGCTGTGATATATGTGTGCAGTGTGGCAGCCGAATGGAGAAACACTTTCAACAAAGATGTTGTCGTGGACCTG GTCTGTTACCGCCGGCGCGGCCACAATGAAATGGACGAGCCCATGTTCACCCAGCCGCTCATGTACAAGCAGATCCACAGACAGGTGCCTGTGCTGAAGAAGTACGCAGACAAGCTGATTGCCGAGGGCACGGTCACCCTGCAGGAGTTTGAG GAAGAAATTGCGAAATACGACCGGATCTGTGAGGAGGCTTATGGCAGGTCCAAGGATAAAAAGATCCTGCATATAAAGCACTGGTTGGACTCCCCCTGGCCCG GCTTCTTCAACGTAGATGGGGAGCCCAAGAGCATGACATGCCCAGCCACGGGGATCCCTGAGGACGTGCTCACCCACATCGGCAGCGTGGCCAGCTCTGTGCCCCTGGAGGACTTTAAGATCCACACCG GCCTCTCTCGCATTCTGCGGGGCCGGGCGGACATGACCAAGAACCGGACGGTGGACTGGGCGTTGGCAGAGTACATGGCCTTTGGCTCCCTGCTGAAGGAGGGCATCCACGTGCGGCTCAGCGGGCAGGATGTGGAGAGGGGCACGTTCAG TCACCGGCACCACGTTCTCCATGACCAGGAGGTTGACCGCAGGACGTGTGTGCCTATGAATCATCTCTGGCCTGACCAGGCCCCGTACACCGTGTGCAACAGCTCCCTCTCGGAGTATGGAGTCCTGG GCTTTGAGCTGGGCTATGCCATGGCCAGCCCCAATGCCCTGGTCCTCTGGGAGGCCCAGTTTGGGGACTTCCACAACACGGCCCAGTGCATCATCGACCAGTTCATCAGCACCGGCCAGGCCAAGTGGGTGCGGCATAACGGCATTGTGCTGCTGCTGCCCCATGGCATGGAAGGCATG GGCCCAGAGCACTCGTCTGCGAGGCCCGAGAGGTTCCTGCAGATGAGCAATGATGACTCGGATGCCTACCCC GCATTCACCAAGGACTTCGAGGTGAGTCAGCTCTATGACTGCAACTGGATCGTGGTCAACTGCTCCACACCGGCCAACTACTTCCACGTGCTGCGCCGGCAGATCCTGCTGCCTTTCCGCAAGCCG CTGATTATCTTCACACCTAAATCTCTGCTGAGGCACCCAGAGGCCAAGTCCAGCTTTGACCAAATGGTATCCG GGACCAGCTTCCAGCGGGTGATTCCTGAAGATGGGGCTGCAGCACAGGCCCCTGagcaggtgcagcggctcatctTCTGCACGGGAAAGGTGTACTATGACTTGGTGAAGGAGCGGAGCAGCCAGGGCCTGGAGGAGAAGGTGGCCATCACGCGCCTGGAGCAG ATCTCTCCATTCCCCTTTGACCTGATcaagcaggaggcagagaagtACCCAGGTGCGGAGCTGGCCTGGTGTCAGGAGGAGCACAAGAACATGGGCTACTATGACTACATCAGCCCACGCTTCATGACCATCCTGAGGCGCACGCGGCCCATATG GTATGTCGGCCGGGACCCAGCGGCTGCACCAGCCACAGGAAACAGGAACACTCACTTGGTGTCACTAAAGAAGTTTCTGGATACTGCCTTCAATCTCCAGGCCTTTGAGGGCAAGACATTTTAG